One segment of Vulpes lagopus strain Blue_001 chromosome 8, ASM1834538v1, whole genome shotgun sequence DNA contains the following:
- the ECHDC3 gene encoding enoyl-CoA hydratase domain-containing protein 3, mitochondrial, with product MAVHACRQVRSARRSPGQPLGSTGAGRLEGAGRRGGAGAEGRGDAGRRGVAEGRGGAGRRDGGVAWRRGGTEGAWRGGGAELRGRGGAGAWRRGGVAARGRGGAGAWRRGGVAARGRGGAGAWRRGGVAARGRGGAGAWRRGGVAPACGTPERTERGRAGLGGPAGGPGPQARRRGGQQRPWGRPGLRSRSRAAMAAAGLRAFATRGPGWRWHGRWAPLSAGVCSRSEPGARPTSARQRDGIRNIVLSDPKKRNALSLAMLKSLQTDLLHEAESKDLRVIIISAEGPVFSSGHDLKELTDERSPDYHAEVFQTCSEVMMLIQNHPVPIIAMVNGLATAAGCQLVASCDIAVASDKSSFATPGVNIGLFCSTPGVALGRAVPRKVALEMLFTGEPISAQKALLHGLLSKVVPAEQLEEETMRIARKIASLSRRVVSLGKAAFYRQLPQDLRTAYHLTSQTMVDNVALQDGQEGIKAFIQKRKPIWSQ from the exons GGTACATGCCTGCCGGCAGGTTAGATCTGCGCGCCGCAGCCCAGGCCAACCCCTCGGCTCCACGGGGGCGGGGCGGctcgagggggcggggcggaggggcggggcgggcgcggaggGGCGTGGCGACGCGGGGCGGAGGGGCGTGGCGGAGGGGCGTGGCGGCGCGGGGCGGAGGGACG GGGGCGTGGCGTGGCGGAGGGGCGGAACTGAGGGGGCGTGGCGTGGCGGAGGGGCGGAACTGAGGGGGCGTGGCGGCGCGGGGGCGTGGCGGCGCGGGGGCGTGGCGGCGCGGGGGCGTGGCGGCGCGGGGGCGTGGCGGCGCGGGGGCGTGGCGGCGCGGGGGCGTGGCGGCGCGGGGGCGTGGCGGCGCGGGGGCGTGGCGGCGCGGGGGCGTGGCGGCGCGGGGGCGTGGCGGCGCGGGGGCGTGGCTCCGGCCTGCGGGACGCCGGAGCGGACGGAGCGAGGCCGGGCGGGGCTTGGCGGTCCTGCGGGCGGCCCGGGGCCACAggcgcggcggcgcggcgggcagCAGcggccctgggggaggccgggccTCCGGAGCAGGTCCCGGGCTGCCATGGCCGCCGCCGGCTTGCGAGCCTTCGCGACGAGGGGGCCGGGCTGGCGCTGGCACGGCCGGTGGGCGCCGCTGTCGGCGGGCGTCTGCAGCAGGTCGGAGCCCGGGGCGCGACCCACCAGCGCGCGGCAGCGGGACGGCATCAG GAACATTGTCCTAAGTGATCCCAAGAAGAGGAATGCGCTGTCATTAGCAATGCTGAAGTCTCTCCAGACTGACCTTCTTCACGAAGCTGAAAGCAAAGATCTCAGAGTCATTATCATTTCAG CTGAAGGACCTGTATTTTCTTCTGGGCACGATTTAAAGGAACTGACAGATGAGCGAAGCCCAGATTATCATGCTGAAGTATTTCAGACCTGTTCTGAG GTCATGATGCTGATCCAGAACCACCCAGTCCCCATCATCGCCATGGTGAACGGCTTGGCCACTGCCGCCGGCTGTCAGCTGGTCGCCAGCTGTGACATTGCCGTGGCAAGCGACAAGTCCTCTTTTGCCACTCCGGGTGTGAACATCGGGCTCTTCTGCTCCACGCCTGGGGTGGCCTTGGGGAGAGCGGTACCGAGAAAG GTTGCCCTGGAAATGCTCTTCACCGGGGAGCCCATCTCCGCCCAGAAGGCCCTGCTCCACGGGCTGCTCAGCAAAGTGGTGCCAGCAGAGCAGCTGGAGGAAGAGACCATGAGAATCGCACGCAAGATCGCCTCCTTGAGCCGTCGTGTGGTGTCTCTGGGGAAGGCCGCCTTCTACAGGCAGCTGCCCCAGGACCTTAGGACGGCCTACCACCTCACCTCCCAGACCATGGTGGACAACGTGGCCCTGCAGGATGGGCAGGAGGGAATCAAGGCCTTCATCCAGAAGAGAAAGCCCATCTGGTCACAGTGA